In one window of Azoarcus olearius DNA:
- a CDS encoding phosphatase PAP2 family protein has protein sequence MPLPPDHAPRPANSHAILASWIAGPALVLASLALFIALDDRNVALFRVWNEAAAGWLPPALWAGITNLGATLGAFCLIAPALAWRPQWVAATLLAAPFAATFAQGLKYAYAEPRPAAVLPLDSFNVIGLPLRTDSFPSGHSTTAFVVAGVLALCTLREWRRAPALLALALACLVAYSRVAVGAHWPLDIFTGAAGGWLAAAIGVGLSDRLRFWEQPRGVRAMAGLLAVLAIAFAIEDVGYPEGVWSQYLLVAWALGGIAFVLLRPAPRSLA, from the coding sequence ATGCCCTTGCCTCCGGATCACGCTCCGCGCCCCGCCAACAGCCACGCCATCCTGGCCTCCTGGATTGCCGGGCCCGCGCTCGTCCTCGCCTCGCTCGCGCTCTTCATCGCGCTGGACGACCGCAACGTGGCGCTGTTCCGGGTATGGAACGAAGCCGCGGCCGGCTGGCTGCCGCCCGCACTGTGGGCAGGCATCACCAACCTCGGCGCCACCCTGGGCGCGTTCTGCCTGATCGCGCCGGCGCTGGCGTGGCGCCCGCAATGGGTGGCGGCGACGCTGCTCGCGGCGCCGTTCGCGGCGACCTTCGCCCAAGGCCTCAAATACGCCTACGCCGAGCCGCGCCCGGCGGCCGTGCTGCCGCTCGACAGCTTCAACGTGATCGGTCTGCCGCTGCGTACCGACTCTTTTCCCTCCGGCCACTCCACGACAGCCTTCGTAGTTGCCGGCGTACTTGCGCTGTGCACCCTCCGCGAGTGGCGGCGCGCCCCGGCACTGCTCGCGCTTGCGCTGGCCTGCCTGGTCGCCTACTCCCGCGTCGCCGTCGGCGCACACTGGCCGCTCGACATCTTCACCGGTGCGGCCGGCGGCTGGCTGGCCGCCGCGATCGGCGTGGGACTCTCCGACCGCCTGCGCTTCTGGGAGCAACCCCGCGGCGTGCGGGCAATGGCCGGCCTGCTGGCAGTGCTGGCGATCGCGTTCGCGATCGAGGATGTCGGCTATCCGGAAGGGGTGTGGTCGCAATACCTGCTCGTCGCGTGGGCACTCGGCGGGATCGCCTTCGTGCTGCTGCGCCCCGCACCGCGGAGCCTTGCATGA
- a CDS encoding TonB-dependent receptor codes for MYRQPHIKPLVVALGAAFAALVAPAALAQGVATERELNAVVVATDGARESLDPTLPSSSHSTTRKELENQSFINTEDALTYAPNTAVRKRFIGDRNANLAGRSFGTLQPARGLAYVDGYLISNFLGRFDAPRWNIVAPEEVARTDVLYGPFSALYPGNSIGTTVAITTRMPTEPEASARVLAYRQRHKDYGLSRDYGGDEESAYAGRRWGDLSLSLSVNRLAYESQPMAYASANPVNANVAGLPAVSGAVHDRDPSGRARTILGATGIQEGVQQQAKLRLAYDITPELQADMLVAHWRNDYRVSNETLLRDAAGNPYWRPASGSSAVNIDGLRYNLPAMQPQRGEDEHLQLGARLRTLREHGWNHSIQLSSYQLQTDSLRQANVSDPYARGAVAGTDTRRDGTGWTTFEAQTTWTPESRLGHALTFGYHRNVYELENRVYALSDWHSSSSRTGETQNYLGKTEVQALYAQDAWRFHPDWVATAGLRLERFRAYDGEQFAAGTRVGHEDRKASAASPKLSLAYVVDDYWLLRASYGRGVRFPTVSELFQGTVSNNTIYNNDPDLKPEKSDAIELTAIRDTGAGSLRVSVFQDNIRDAIFQQRQDVGGVTVNTVQNVDRVRTRGIEFAWQGSDLFVDGLDVQASLAFNRALTLSNPAVPASEGKNFPRIPRIRASVFGSYTQGPWTASLGVRHSGKQYNELDNSDRNSDTFGAVSSFTVADARFVYRFSRQARLAVGVDNLTDERYYVYHPYPGRTAYAELAISY; via the coding sequence ATGTATCGTCAGCCGCACATCAAGCCGCTGGTGGTCGCGCTGGGCGCCGCTTTCGCGGCCCTCGTTGCGCCCGCCGCGCTCGCACAGGGCGTCGCCACCGAGCGCGAACTGAACGCCGTCGTGGTCGCCACCGACGGCGCCCGCGAGTCGCTGGATCCAACCCTGCCGTCGTCGAGCCATTCGACCACCCGCAAGGAGCTGGAGAACCAGAGCTTCATCAATACCGAGGACGCGCTCACCTACGCGCCCAACACCGCAGTGCGCAAGCGCTTCATCGGCGACCGCAACGCCAACCTCGCCGGGCGCTCGTTCGGCACGCTGCAGCCGGCCCGCGGGCTGGCCTATGTCGATGGCTACCTGATCTCGAACTTCCTCGGCCGCTTCGATGCGCCGCGCTGGAACATCGTCGCGCCGGAGGAAGTGGCCCGCACCGACGTGCTCTACGGACCGTTCTCGGCGCTCTATCCGGGCAACTCGATCGGCACCACGGTGGCGATCACCACTCGCATGCCGACCGAGCCGGAAGCGTCGGCGCGGGTGCTTGCCTACCGCCAGCGCCACAAGGACTACGGTCTCAGCCGCGACTACGGCGGCGACGAGGAGAGCGCCTATGCAGGCCGCCGCTGGGGCGACCTCTCGCTATCGCTGTCGGTCAACCGCCTGGCCTACGAATCGCAGCCGATGGCTTACGCCAGTGCGAACCCGGTGAATGCCAACGTCGCCGGCCTGCCGGCGGTGAGCGGTGCGGTGCACGACCGGGATCCGTCCGGCAGGGCACGCACGATTCTCGGCGCGACCGGCATCCAGGAGGGCGTGCAGCAACAGGCCAAGCTGCGGCTGGCTTACGACATCACGCCGGAATTGCAGGCCGACATGCTGGTGGCGCACTGGCGCAACGACTACCGCGTCAGCAACGAGACGCTGCTGCGCGATGCTGCCGGCAATCCGTACTGGCGGCCGGCGAGCGGATCGAGCGCGGTCAATATCGACGGCCTGCGCTACAACCTGCCGGCGATGCAGCCGCAGCGCGGCGAGGACGAGCATCTGCAACTCGGCGCGCGCCTGCGCACGCTGCGCGAGCACGGCTGGAACCACTCGATTCAGTTGTCGAGCTACCAGTTGCAGACCGACAGCCTGCGTCAGGCCAATGTCTCGGATCCCTACGCCAGGGGCGCGGTGGCAGGCACCGACACCCGCCGGGACGGCACCGGCTGGACGACTTTCGAGGCGCAGACGACATGGACGCCGGAGAGCCGACTGGGCCACGCACTCACCTTCGGCTATCACCGCAACGTCTACGAACTGGAAAACCGCGTCTATGCACTGAGCGACTGGCACAGCAGTTCCAGCCGTACCGGCGAGACCCAGAACTACCTCGGCAAGACCGAGGTGCAGGCGCTCTACGCGCAGGACGCCTGGCGCTTCCACCCCGACTGGGTCGCCACCGCCGGGCTGCGCCTGGAGCGTTTCCGCGCCTATGACGGCGAACAGTTCGCCGCCGGCACCCGGGTCGGGCACGAGGACCGCAAGGCCTCCGCCGCCAGCCCCAAGCTGTCGCTGGCCTACGTCGTCGACGACTACTGGCTGCTGCGGGCCTCCTACGGCCGCGGCGTGCGCTTTCCGACGGTTTCCGAGCTGTTCCAGGGTACGGTGTCGAACAACACCATCTACAACAACGATCCCGACCTGAAGCCGGAGAAGAGCGATGCGATCGAACTGACCGCGATCCGCGACACCGGCGCGGGCAGCCTGCGGGTGTCGGTCTTCCAGGACAACATCCGCGACGCGATCTTCCAGCAGCGCCAGGATGTCGGTGGCGTCACCGTGAATACGGTGCAGAACGTCGACCGGGTGCGCACCCGCGGCATCGAGTTCGCCTGGCAGGGGAGTGATCTCTTCGTCGATGGGCTGGACGTGCAGGCGAGCCTTGCGTTCAACCGCGCGCTCACCCTGTCCAATCCGGCGGTGCCGGCGTCCGAAGGCAAGAACTTCCCGCGCATCCCGCGCATCCGCGCCAGCGTCTTCGGCAGCTACACGCAGGGGCCGTGGACCGCCTCGCTCGGCGTGCGC
- the purL gene encoding phosphoribosylformylglycinamidine synthase, with product MTQILKLRGTPALSASRLERLSRCVGAALPRLRGLAAEHWYFIELDAELDADERGRLVDLLDARPSSAEAPAGVALLVVPRLGTISPWSSKATDIARQCGFHKIRRIERGTCYTLDIKSLDEPQRAAVLPLLHDRMTESVLASLDEAGALFHHYAPQPLTTVDVIGGGRAALEAANGELGLALSEDEIDYLVDNFTRIGRNPTDVELMMFAQANSEHCRHKIFNADWVIDARPMEKSLFGMIKDTHMAHPEGTVVAYSDNASVIEGAVIDRLYPDADGAFRYHNEETHILAKVETHNHPTAISPFPGASTGAGGEIRDEGATGRGSRPKAGLAGFSVSNLNIPDFVQPWEQPYGKPERIASALDIMIEGPLGAAAFNNEFGRPNLAGYFRTFEQAVEGEVRGYHKPIMIAGGVGNIQAQQSMKPQFPAGTLLIQLGGPGMLIGLGGGAASSMATGTNTADLDFASVQRGNPEIERRCQEVIDACWQRGDANPIIAIHDVGAGGLSNAMPELADHAGLGAKFELREVHIEEPGMSPREIWSNESQERYVLAISPDDLEVFRAICERERCPFAVLGTATDDGHLTVTDRHFDNKPVDMDMQVLLGKPPKMTRNVSRRATYLPPFDVAGLDLKEAALRVLRNPTVASKSFLITIGDRSVGGLTARDQMVGPWQMPVADVAVTAMSFHGYRGEAFAMGERTTVACLDAPASGRMAIGEAITNIAAADIPNLGDVKLSANWMAAAGHRGEDAKLFDTVKAVSEFCISAGLSIPVGKDSLSMRTAWQDAGENKQVVAPLSLIATAFAPVEDIRNTLTPQLQFPEGEETELLLLDLGNGKNRLGGSVLAQVYNSVGEHAPDVDPAELAAFFAAVQRLRREGLILAYHDRGDGGLFATVCEMAFASRCGLSLVLDTVCYDLHMNDVDGLEKKPDTLKGRFDDRLIGGLFAEELGAVVQIRRPDRAAVTEILRAGKLNYHFIGEPNDKDEIRFWRSAKLVFGAPRAELLQAWAETSYRIARIRDDAESVQQEFDGLADATDPGLSVKLSFDVTEDVAAPFIATGSRPKVAVLREQGVNSQFEMAAAFERAGFEPVDVHMSDLQSGRRKLVDFHGLAACGGFSYGDVLGAGQGWAKSILFNPALRAQFEAFFGRSDTFALGVCNGCQMMAHLAPIIPGAEAWPTFHRNRSEQFEARFVMVEVTESPSILLQGMAGSRMPIVVSHGEGRAVFAAEADRQQALVALRYIDNHGAPAVAYPKNPNGSPDGVTGFTTADGRFTIMMPHPERTARTLQMSWAPSWLVETSPDASPWLRMFRNARQWLG from the coding sequence ATGACTCAAATCCTCAAACTGCGGGGCACGCCCGCGCTTTCCGCTTCCCGTCTCGAACGGCTGTCCCGCTGCGTGGGCGCGGCCCTGCCAAGACTGCGCGGACTGGCGGCCGAGCACTGGTACTTCATCGAACTGGATGCCGAACTCGACGCGGATGAGCGCGGACGTCTCGTGGACCTGCTCGACGCACGTCCGAGCAGTGCTGAAGCGCCCGCCGGCGTGGCGCTGCTGGTGGTGCCGCGGCTGGGCACGATCTCGCCGTGGTCGTCCAAGGCCACCGACATCGCCCGCCAGTGCGGTTTCCACAAGATCCGCCGGATCGAGCGTGGCACCTGTTACACGCTCGACATCAAGTCGCTCGACGAGCCGCAGCGCGCCGCCGTGTTGCCGCTGTTGCACGACCGCATGACCGAATCCGTGCTGGCCAGCCTGGACGAAGCCGGTGCCCTGTTCCACCACTACGCGCCGCAGCCGCTCACCACGGTGGATGTCATCGGCGGTGGCCGCGCCGCGCTCGAGGCGGCGAACGGCGAACTCGGCCTCGCGCTGTCGGAAGACGAGATCGACTATCTGGTCGACAACTTCACCCGCATCGGCCGCAACCCGACTGACGTCGAGCTGATGATGTTCGCGCAGGCGAACTCCGAGCACTGCCGCCACAAGATCTTCAACGCGGACTGGGTGATCGACGCCCGGCCGATGGAGAAGAGCCTGTTCGGCATGATCAAGGACACCCACATGGCCCACCCCGAAGGCACGGTGGTGGCGTACTCGGACAACGCCTCGGTGATCGAGGGCGCGGTCATCGACCGCCTGTATCCGGACGCCGATGGCGCCTTCCGCTACCACAACGAGGAAACCCACATCCTCGCCAAGGTGGAAACCCACAACCACCCGACCGCGATCTCGCCCTTCCCGGGCGCCTCCACCGGCGCCGGCGGCGAAATCCGTGACGAAGGCGCCACCGGCCGCGGTTCCCGTCCCAAGGCGGGCCTCGCGGGCTTCTCGGTGTCCAACCTCAACATCCCGGACTTCGTCCAGCCCTGGGAGCAGCCCTACGGCAAGCCGGAGCGCATCGCCTCGGCGCTCGACATCATGATCGAAGGCCCGCTCGGCGCGGCCGCATTCAACAACGAGTTCGGCCGTCCCAACCTTGCCGGCTACTTCCGCACCTTCGAGCAGGCGGTCGAAGGCGAGGTGCGCGGCTACCACAAGCCGATCATGATCGCCGGCGGCGTCGGCAACATCCAGGCGCAGCAGTCGATGAAGCCGCAGTTCCCGGCGGGCACGCTGCTGATCCAGCTCGGCGGCCCCGGCATGCTGATCGGTCTGGGCGGCGGCGCCGCCTCGTCGATGGCCACCGGCACCAACACCGCCGACCTCGACTTCGCCTCGGTGCAGCGCGGCAACCCGGAAATCGAACGCCGCTGCCAGGAAGTCATCGACGCCTGCTGGCAGCGCGGCGACGCCAACCCGATCATCGCCATCCACGACGTCGGCGCAGGCGGTCTCTCCAACGCGATGCCGGAACTCGCCGACCACGCCGGTCTGGGCGCGAAGTTCGAACTGCGCGAAGTGCACATCGAAGAGCCGGGCATGAGCCCGCGCGAAATCTGGAGCAACGAATCGCAGGAGCGCTACGTACTGGCGATCTCGCCGGACGATCTCGAAGTCTTCCGCGCGATCTGCGAACGCGAACGCTGCCCGTTTGCGGTGCTCGGCACTGCCACCGACGACGGCCACCTCACGGTCACCGACCGCCATTTCGACAACAAGCCGGTCGATATGGACATGCAGGTGCTGCTCGGCAAGCCGCCGAAGATGACCCGCAACGTCTCGCGCCGCGCCACCTACCTGCCGCCCTTCGACGTCGCCGGGCTGGACCTGAAGGAAGCGGCCCTGCGCGTGCTGCGCAACCCGACCGTGGCGAGCAAGAGCTTCCTGATCACCATCGGCGACCGCTCGGTCGGCGGCCTGACCGCGCGCGACCAGATGGTTGGCCCGTGGCAGATGCCGGTCGCTGACGTGGCCGTCACCGCGATGAGCTTCCACGGCTACCGTGGCGAAGCCTTCGCGATGGGCGAGCGTACCACCGTGGCCTGCCTGGACGCGCCGGCTTCCGGCCGCATGGCGATCGGCGAGGCGATCACCAACATCGCCGCCGCCGACATCCCCAACCTCGGTGACGTCAAGCTGTCCGCCAACTGGATGGCCGCCGCCGGCCACCGCGGCGAAGACGCCAAGCTGTTCGACACCGTCAAGGCCGTGTCGGAGTTCTGCATCAGCGCCGGGCTGTCGATCCCGGTCGGCAAGGATTCGCTCTCGATGCGCACCGCGTGGCAGGACGCGGGCGAGAACAAGCAGGTGGTCGCGCCGCTGTCGCTGATCGCCACCGCATTCGCGCCAGTGGAAGACATCCGCAACACGCTGACCCCGCAACTGCAGTTCCCCGAAGGCGAGGAAACCGAGCTGCTGCTGCTCGACCTCGGCAACGGCAAGAACCGCCTCGGCGGTTCGGTGCTGGCCCAGGTCTACAACTCGGTCGGCGAGCATGCGCCCGACGTCGATCCCGCCGAGCTGGCCGCGTTCTTTGCCGCGGTGCAGCGCCTGCGCCGCGAAGGCCTGATCCTGGCCTACCACGACCGCGGCGACGGCGGCTTGTTCGCCACCGTGTGCGAGATGGCTTTCGCGTCCCGCTGCGGCCTGTCGCTGGTGCTCGATACCGTGTGCTACGACCTGCACATGAATGACGTCGATGGTCTCGAGAAGAAACCCGACACGCTCAAGGGCCGCTTCGACGACCGCCTGATCGGCGGCCTGTTCGCCGAAGAACTGGGTGCGGTGGTGCAGATCCGCCGGCCCGACCGCGCGGCCGTGACCGAGATCCTGCGTGCCGGGAAGCTCAACTACCACTTCATCGGCGAACCCAACGACAAGGACGAAATCCGCTTCTGGCGCAGCGCCAAGCTCGTGTTCGGTGCGCCGCGTGCCGAGCTGCTGCAGGCCTGGGCCGAAACCAGCTACCGCATCGCGCGCATTCGCGACGACGCCGAATCCGTCCAGCAGGAATTCGACGGCCTCGCCGATGCGACGGACCCCGGCCTGTCGGTCAAGCTCTCCTTCGATGTCACGGAAGACGTTGCCGCGCCCTTCATCGCCACCGGCAGCCGGCCCAAGGTCGCGGTGCTGCGCGAGCAAGGCGTCAATTCCCAGTTCGAGATGGCGGCCGCCTTCGAGCGCGCCGGCTTCGAACCGGTCGACGTGCACATGTCCGATCTGCAGAGCGGCCGCCGCAAGCTGGTCGATTTCCACGGCCTCGCGGCCTGCGGCGGCTTCTCCTACGGCGACGTGCTCGGCGCCGGCCAGGGTTGGGCCAAGTCCATCCTGTTCAATCCGGCGCTGCGCGCGCAGTTCGAAGCCTTCTTCGGCCGCAGCGACACCTTCGCGCTTGGCGTCTGCAATGGCTGCCAGATGATGGCCCACCTCGCGCCCATCATCCCGGGCGCCGAAGCCTGGCCCACCTTCCACCGCAATCGCAGCGAGCAGTTCGAAGCCCGCTTCGTGATGGTGGAGGTGACCGAGAGCCCGTCCATCCTGCTGCAGGGCATGGCGGGCAGCCGTATGCCCATCGTGGTCAGCCACGGCGAGGGCAGGGCGGTGTTCGCGGCCGAGGCTGACCGCCAGCAGGCGCTGGTCGCGCTGCGCTACATCGACAACCACGGCGCACCGGCCGTCGCCTACCCGAAGAACCCCAACGGTTCGCCGGACGGCGTGACCGGCTTCACCACCGCCGACGGCCGCTTCACCATCATGATGCCGCACCCGGAACGCACCGCCCGAACGCTGCAGATGTCGTGGGCGCCGTCGTGGCTGGTCGAAACCAGCCCCGATGCCTCGCCCTGGCTGCGCATGTTCCGCAACGCGCGCCAGTGGCTGGGCTGA
- a CDS encoding glycosyltransferase family 2 protein, translated as MTKSPLPAAVPQIPEGLPEHTLSVVVPMYNEAENVEPLLERIHLALGPYPWPWEVVLVDDGSSDATPAELARCVKVFGPHVRVVELVRNFKQTAAMQAGLDAARGSVIVTMDGDLQNDPIDIPRMVNRLLTEDLDLVAGWRKNRQDGLLLRKIPSRIANRLIARMTGVRLRDYGCSLKVFRATAIKSVRLYGEMHRFIPAWLATVTTPRRIAQEVVTHHARVFGQSKYGISRTFRVVLDLIFVYFFMRYRTRPGHFFGGIGIGLGSIGTLILAYLAAVKVFFGESIGTRPLLFGGFFLVIAGVQMVTSGVLAELLARVYYESGSTRAYLARPAEELAADQGWHRTERA; from the coding sequence ATGACCAAATCGCCCCTGCCCGCCGCCGTGCCGCAAATCCCCGAGGGTCTGCCCGAGCACACCCTGTCGGTCGTCGTGCCGATGTACAACGAGGCGGAGAACGTCGAACCCTTGCTCGAACGCATTCATCTCGCGCTCGGCCCCTATCCCTGGCCGTGGGAAGTCGTGCTGGTCGATGACGGCAGCTCGGACGCCACGCCCGCCGAGCTGGCGCGCTGCGTCAAGGTCTTCGGCCCGCACGTCCGGGTGGTGGAGCTGGTGCGCAACTTCAAGCAGACGGCGGCGATGCAGGCCGGCCTGGATGCAGCCCGCGGCAGCGTGATCGTCACCATGGACGGCGACCTGCAGAACGACCCCATCGACATCCCGCGCATGGTCAACCGGCTGCTCACCGAAGACCTCGACCTCGTCGCCGGCTGGCGCAAGAACCGCCAGGACGGCCTGCTGCTGCGCAAGATTCCGTCCCGCATCGCCAACCGGCTGATCGCCCGCATGACCGGCGTGCGCCTGCGCGATTACGGCTGCAGCCTCAAGGTCTTCCGTGCCACTGCGATCAAGAGCGTGCGCCTGTACGGTGAAATGCACCGCTTCATCCCCGCCTGGCTTGCCACGGTGACGACGCCGCGTCGTATCGCGCAGGAAGTGGTCACCCACCACGCCCGTGTTTTCGGCCAATCGAAATACGGTATCTCACGCACCTTCCGGGTCGTGCTGGACCTGATCTTCGTCTACTTCTTCATGCGCTACCGTACCCGCCCCGGCCACTTCTTCGGCGGCATCGGCATCGGCCTGGGTTCGATCGGCACGCTCATCCTCGCCTACCTCGCGGCGGTCAAGGTCTTCTTCGGCGAATCCATCGGCACCCGCCCGCTGCTGTTCGGCGGCTTCTTCCTGGTGATTGCGGGCGTGCAGATGGTGACCTCCGGCGTGCTGGCCGAACTGCTCGCCCGGGTTTACTACGAATCGGGCAGTACCCGGGCCTATCTTGCCCGTCCGGCGGAAGAGCTGGCGGCCGACCAGGGCTGGCATCGCACCGAGCGCGCATGA
- a CDS encoding DUF2946 domain-containing protein: protein MFRLRSRQRCTAWIASFAILLAALAPVVSQLMAARAGDEARWLEICTVAGTERVAVAGDHGDGGGKPAQAMGEHCPYCFTHAGSFGLPPADVPVFAVAGGADVLPPLYYAAPRPLFAWAAAQPRAPPLSA, encoded by the coding sequence ATGTTCCGACTTCGTTCCCGCCAACGCTGCACTGCCTGGATCGCGAGCTTCGCAATCCTGCTGGCTGCGTTGGCGCCGGTGGTCAGCCAGTTGATGGCTGCCCGGGCGGGGGACGAGGCGCGGTGGCTGGAGATCTGTACGGTCGCCGGTACCGAACGGGTTGCCGTGGCGGGCGACCATGGGGACGGCGGCGGCAAGCCTGCCCAGGCCATGGGCGAGCATTGTCCTTACTGCTTTACCCACGCCGGCAGCTTCGGTCTGCCGCCGGCGGATGTCCCGGTCTTCGCCGTTGCCGGCGGGGCCGACGTCCTGCCGCCGCTCTACTACGCCGCGCCGCGCCCGCTCTTCGCCTGGGCGGCTGCGCAACCGCGCGCACCACCGCTTTCCGCCTGA
- a CDS encoding lysylphosphatidylglycerol synthase transmembrane domain-containing protein, protein MKRLVAVALSLALLGWLASGGRWRELAETVARLDAATAGVAAAGFAASYMLRALRVYDEFRAHARGRFGACLRIVLMHNAMVNVVPFRGGEAAFPLLLGRSFGTPLARAVASLLWFRLQDAFVVAIVAALVWPGAPLALRLAGALALVTAAVLLPRWARRPHGWMERGPLAAKLGRLRNAFAESTTHARYGWLWTIANWSVKLAAQAWLLAALLGAPMVTGAAGALGAELAAILPIQGIAGFGTYEAGAAAALVPAGIGFEAGLRAALALHVFVIACAVTAGAIAALFPNGGPAGSAHQPNTTV, encoded by the coding sequence ATGAAGCGCCTCGTCGCGGTCGCGCTGAGCCTCGCGCTGCTCGGCTGGCTGGCCAGCGGCGGCCGCTGGCGCGAGCTTGCGGAAACGGTGGCCCGGCTGGACGCTGCCACCGCGGGGGTGGCGGCAGCGGGCTTTGCTGCCAGCTATATGCTCCGTGCCCTGCGGGTCTACGACGAATTCCGCGCCCATGCCCGCGGCCGCTTCGGTGCCTGCCTGCGCATCGTGCTGATGCACAACGCGATGGTTAACGTGGTGCCGTTCCGGGGTGGCGAAGCGGCTTTCCCGCTGTTGCTCGGCCGCAGCTTCGGCACCCCGCTCGCCCGCGCCGTCGCATCGCTGCTGTGGTTCCGGCTGCAGGATGCTTTCGTCGTCGCAATTGTCGCCGCGCTCGTTTGGCCGGGCGCCCCGCTGGCCTTGCGCCTTGCCGGTGCACTCGCCCTGGTGACCGCAGCGGTGCTGCTGCCGCGCTGGGCGCGGCGTCCGCACGGATGGATGGAGCGCGGCCCGCTGGCAGCCAAGCTCGGCCGGCTTCGCAACGCGTTTGCCGAATCCACCACGCATGCGCGCTACGGCTGGCTGTGGACCATTGCCAACTGGAGCGTGAAGCTCGCCGCCCAAGCCTGGCTGCTGGCCGCGCTGCTCGGGGCACCGATGGTCACCGGCGCGGCCGGCGCCCTGGGCGCGGAACTTGCAGCGATTCTGCCCATCCAGGGGATCGCCGGGTTCGGCACCTACGAGGCCGGTGCTGCGGCAGCCCTGGTGCCCGCGGGCATCGGTTTTGAAGCGGGCCTGCGCGCCGCGCTCGCACTGCATGTCTTCGTGATTGCCTGCGCAGTCACGGCCGGCGCCATCGCCGCCCTGTTCCCCAATGGGGGGCCGGCCGGAAGTGCACACCAACCAAATACAACCGTCTGA